ATATCCCTTGATAAATTTGTGGTAAAAACCTGTGAGTCCAAGAAATCCTCGCAAGGACTTAATGGTGGTGGGAACGGGTCAATCCAACATGGCCTGTATTTTTTATGGCTCAGGTGCCACGCCCTTTTGGGACATTATGTGGCCGAGATACTCCAATTGATGTTTACCAAAGAGGCACTTAGAATCTTTGAGAAAGAATTGTCCATCTCGCAGTGCCTGAAAAACACACTCCAAGTGGGAAAGATGTGCTTCGAATGAGCTACTATATATAAGAATGTCATCGAAGAACACAGCTGCAAACTTGCGAAGGAATGGTTTGAGAAGCTCGTTCATGGTTGCCTGAAAAGTGGAAGGGGCATTACAaagcccaaatggcatgaccctATATTCATAGTGGCCTTGGTGGGTGCGGAAAGCTGTCTTAGGGATGTCGTGTTCATCCATAAGGATTTGGTGAAATCCTTGCCTCAAATCAAGTTTAGAAAACCAAGAGGCATTGGCCAATTCATCTAAATGTTCATCAATGGTAGACATTGGAAAGCGATCATTTATGGTGATCGAGTTTAAAGCCCGGTAGTCCACGCAAAAATGCCAACTCCCGTCCTTTTTCTTAACCAGCAAAACAGGGGAAGAAAATGGGTTGTGGTTGAGTTGAATCATACCTGAGGATAGCATTTCATCGACCTGTTGCTCTATTTCTACCTTTTGGAAGTGTGGGTAGCGATATGGTCGCACATTTACGGGGTTAGAATTGGGTAATAAGTGTATTTTGTGGGTAGTATTGTGGGACGGAGTGAGTTGAGTAGGTGTCTGAAAAATGATGTGGTATGCAGTCACGAGGGAGGCTATTTCTGGGATATGTTGGTGTGGGGTAGGGTCAATGTTTAGGGATTTGGTTTTAGTGATGGAAATGTGAAAAAATGCAGATGCGACATTGGTTTGAAGGAGTCGTTTGACCTGTAGTGCAGAGGCGTCCACAAGCTTGGTAGGAGCATCTGCATGAAATCGGACGAGCTTCCCGTGTTTGATAAATTGCATGGTCATTGTGTCATAATCAGTAATGATGGGACCCAAACGTTTGAGCCACTGAATCCCCAATACAATATCTGCACCATTAATAGGGAGTACATGCAAGTCCACATCAAAAGTGAAACCTTGAAAAGACACAGTAGTGTGAGGACACATGTGCAAACAATCGAGTATTGTTCCATTGCCTACCGTGACCTTTAGCCCGTGTGTAACTTTTGTGGGTAGTGCGAGGAATTTAGCTACCCGAGTTTGCACAAAGTTGTGCGTGCTACCACCATCGATGAGGATAGTAACGCGGGATTGACCAATCTGTCCATATAAACGAAATGCTTCAGGTGTCGAGGAACCCGAAAGAGCGTTGAAGCTGATTTGGGCGTCTATGTGGTCAAGGTATGGAGGGAGGGATTCGATGATGGGAGGGGGTGGGGGTCAAGATATTGTTCATCATCTTGACCGATTAATAGGAAGAAACGAGCCTTACAATTGTGGTTGGGCCAAATTTTTCGTCGCAATTAGAGCAAAGACCCTTCTCTCTACGACAACTCTTTCCTCTGGGCTCAACCTACGGAATTGGATTTTAGGTGGGGTAGGAAGCAGTGGGGTTGTGGTAGTGTTGGTGGTTGGGGATGGTGCAGGTGTAGTAAGTTTACCCTTGTAACCGCGACGACGATCCTCAATCTTGTCTTCGTGGAGTTTTGCCAGGGCCATGGCTTGAGGTAGAGACAAAGATTGTAAGGTTTGAACCTCTCTGCGAATGTCCGGTGAGAGTCCGGAGATGAAGCAACTAAGGAGGAACGAAGGAACGAGGCCAACAATGCGATTTGCCAAACGTTCAAACTCATTCAAATAATCATTGACAGTACCACGTTGAGTAAGTTTGAACAAGGCTCCTTTGGGGTCGTCATAGAACGATGACGCAAATCTAGTTTCGAGAGCTTAGAGCAAGCTAGGCCACGACATGATGAAGTCGTTGCGAAACATCCATTGAAACCAACTCAGAGCATGGCCATCCATGTAGAATGATGCCACTGTGATACGGTCCTCGTCGGGTGTCCCTTGGTAATCGAAGAATTGTGAGATTTTGAAGATCCATCCCATGGCATCATTACCATCAAAACGTGGAACCTCAAGCTTAATAAGTGGTTGATTGGTATAGGGTGGtgctttttacggcaagtgcaccgcgtttgtcaaaagtaataattgtccctaaggacggatatcgatcccacaaggaacagtgaattatcgagtacaataatcgctaaatataaaaacagaacaattaaaagagttttgaattaattgtgttgacactgatcaataagaaaacaaacaaagaattagttgtttcaattggaaaaataaggattagtttcatctctctcactctcaagtattttgattagcatgtcaatattaagttctttgattgaaattgatgcccgtataaaaatcatttatatcgattcctcgcatataaaattcttaagaatgtcccctaactatcgatccctcgcataattataagaacaacttagaacgaagctcagacgtttaatagcaattaacatttcaagtctattcctagcactcaaatatgttaagtattgttgtttaggtccgaaccctaaaaatacctcctagtcagatttaagattctcaatttgtcacggaaaattaaaagtaaaacaacaataccaataatcaatcaagaactgaatattaatatataaaatatcacctcaatacataagagtttgagcagattactcacaatcccaaagggtagaattagccacgcatacttctatcaccttccattctcccaattggggttacaattcactctatggtgttttcctctcaatctggcaccctaaggttgagcctctagccctctatttatcctagttttctagggttaggttgtttattgtgtcgtgctaacgggctaaatgataaaacataaaaaaaggcccaatcttcctatgcatctttttccattctgggaccttctatctttatctttttagctcaaatcattcatctttaatccaaatctccaatcttccttagaaatctgcaattaacaccaaatttgggaataaaatactcttattcaaataaagatcataaaaaatgtaaaaaggtataaattcataaattagggattattttatatgtaaattagcaataaatcctcataagtgcctatattttaatatgaaatattactgaaattagacacttatcagtgGTGGTGGTGGGTGGGGAGGGGGGTTGGGTGGGTTGAATGTGGTGCTAAGAGAGTTCAGTTGTTCGAGAATGGAATCAATTTTGAGGGAAAGTTCATGTTGGTTAGAGGTGAGGGTGGTTTGATTTTGGGTGAGACGAAGAACGACCTCTTCCAGGCGGTCGGAGGTGACTTTGGAGCGTGTATTGTGTTCGATCATGGTGGTGAGATGGCAAGTCAGACCAATTGATAGACCTAGGGTCACTCCCTTGGATTCGAGGTCAAGGGAAGAAACCTCCAGAAAACATATAAGAGAGAGAAGATaggaaataattattttcttatattcatTACTTTCATCATAGTAGtatttaaacaaattatttaacgCCAATCATTAGCAACCCGCAATACTAggaaacaacaaaacaaaattggATTGCGTATCTACCCCTATGATTCAGCAGAAAAACAGAATTGTATATGACTCAGCATAATTCTCTTCACACATAGTCACTTAGGTAAGTGGGTTTTCGGGTCATTCTAATGGGTCTAGACGAGTGGGCCTCTGCATTCCTATCATGGTGCCCGCAACCCCTTTTGTTAACTCATTCCCCTCCATCTAGTCACAAACTTtaattacaatttcataataCAAAGGTCAAATTAGGGTTCCACAAAGATTAATCAAAAcatagaaagagaaaaataattgaGAATGAAAATATGCTTTTAcatgaaaaaggaaaagaaaatggaAAGTAAGGATTAACGAAAATGGAAAGTAAggtaaaaaaaagaaagtgaaaagtaAAGTGGGTATGTGGGTTTATGGTAGTGAAGATATTCAAATCCAATAAAGAGATTAAAGACGActttttaaatcaatttgaaaacTATTCTTACAtacatattttcataaaatattttaaataaaattttgtttctaatttttacctaacatatttaaaaattttgttTCGAAATTTGAAATGTAAGACTTTAgggttttaaaatttgaaaaaattaaaatttaaaaattttgaaaatataaaaaaataaaaaatataccatgttcctaaaaataaaataaaataaaataaaatattaatataaggataaaatagaaaaaataatttaaagaaaaaaattacttaatattattatataactataatagattaaatattttccctttttaACATAGAAGATAACATTCATCTAAGGGTGAGGAATTAACGTCTCTTTATAGCCGTTAGATATAGGGCATCAAAACAAAAGTCCATACTCCCCTCTTATAGCTGTTTGCGGCGCATCTTCTTCTTTCTTGCTAAAACCCTAACAAAACAGACGCAGGAGCATAGCGTGATCGAAGGAAGATGGTGCAGCGTCTCACCTATCGCAAGCGGCACAGTTATGCCACAAAGTCCAACCAGCACAGGGTTGTCAAGACCCCTGGTAATTCATCCATTCCGAACATTTCATTCTTTCATTATGCTATTCATCCAAACATTCTACTTCCGATTTCAATTCTACTCTAATGCTTCTACGTTCGCTGTTCTGGATATAATGCAGGTGGGAAACTCGTTTATCAGACCACCAAGAAGAGGGCTAGCGGACCTAAGTGCCCCGTCACTGGCAAGAGGATTCAGGGGGTGTGCTTTCTGTTACACtttcaattctttttttttttggtgttgTGTAATTTTCAAGGTtcttttatttacttattttgttTGACGCTTTATTCTCTCTCCATATGTTACTTTGGACTAGTATGATTAATTGCCTTATGTTGTGTGTATAATGGGACGAGCATCAGTGCGTGTGGGAGAAGGGTTGTGATCGTAGtttggattttgatttttgtgtAATTGACATGCGATAGCCTCAGCTTTTTGGTTATTATAATGTGATAGGCATTCAATGTGTGCACAGAGTTGTTCTTTCttgctttaaattttgtttatattagaGCTTTATGTTTAGTATGTTTTACCTTCCAAGCTTGTGAACAGGGTTATGAATGTTTAGGGTGTTTGAAATCTTCTAAGATTGGCGTGCATAGGTAAGTGGGGATAAGCTAAAACATACCTTATAAATATAGAGTATCTAGTTtgtgatttaatattttatttttgtaattttggtTGATGAAATGAGGAATGATGTGTTGTTTAGTCTCAGTTTGGTTTGTTGCCATTCAGTGGATTATCTGATACAGATTGGTTTGTACGATGTATGATTTCCTTTGGCGATTGTTCTATTTAAGTCTTTATAAGCTTCATTAGATTCGATTACCAGACGTTTTTTGTATTATAGAGGCATATTATGTTTCTTGTGTTTAGATTTAATAGAATAACTTTTTTAACTCTGTTTTTGGTCTGATAACTGCAGATTCCACATTTGAGGCCTGCAGAATACAAAAGGTCAAGGTTACCTAGAAACCGCAGGACTGTAAACCGTGCATATGGTGGAGTTTTGTCTGGAAGTGCTGTCAGGGAGAGGTTTGTCGTACTTAACATCTGTTATAATTAGAAGAACTTTTTGTGATTTAATGGTTTGGTCTAAGTTTTTAACTTCTCTGATTTTACAGGATTATCCGAGCTTTCTTAGTTGAGGAGCAGAAGATTGTGAAGAAGGTCTTGAAGATCCAGAAGACCAAGGAAAAGCAGGCCTTGAAAGGTTAAATTTGGACAGCAAAATGAGATACATCTTTTTGGAGGAGGATTGTTAGGTTTGAGTGTGGTTATAGTAAATCACAAATTTTATTAGAGTTGTTATGTTAATCATGCTTCTATTATTTGGTTTGTCTTGGACTCATTCTAGTGCAATTGTTAACTTTGTCAATGCCATTCTGATAACAGTTTTTTTTTGTCTCAGAATTTATTTTGATGTTTCTGTTTACTATGTTTCTACAGTAGGACTTTGATATTCTACTCGTATTGTGATACATCTCAATTTGGACTATTTGTTTGTTTCGATTATGTGCTAGTGCATAGCAAAACCGGTTAAAAGTGGATGCAGAAGCAGAAATGAGTATCATTTTTTGGTATATTTTAATGAGTAAACAGTTTAGACAGTCATAGGCGAAGGTCTCCTCAGATTGTGAGTAACATTTTAGCTTCTGCTAGCTCTGGCACAAGATGAAGGGAAAAAAAGACTGCAAAACTATGTTATAATCAGCCGAAGAAACTTAATGATGTTACCAGAAGTTTACTTTCATGACCAAATAAAATTTTTCGCTTGATTGACAAATGTAAATGAACATGAACTAAAATTACATGCataataaagatatatttattctacattatataatatttttattataatagtgtcattttagttaaaaaaaatattttaagtatttttaagaAATACTTGCTtgttttttaaatgataaatttaGTGAGTTTTGTTCATGTAATTTAAAAGAGCAAAtcagaaatttaaataaattatgataaatattttaaattatgtttttcttaAATCTCGGTAAAGTGTaggtaatatttaaaatagttgaaaataataaataaagtaattattaa
The sequence above is a segment of the Phaseolus vulgaris cultivar G19833 chromosome 2, P. vulgaris v2.0, whole genome shotgun sequence genome. Coding sequences within it:
- the LOC137810759 gene encoding large ribosomal subunit protein eL34-like → MVQRLTYRKRHSYATKSNQHRVVKTPGGKLVYQTTKKRASGPKCPVTGKRIQGIPHLRPAEYKRSRLPRNRRTVNRAYGGVLSGSAVRERIIRAFLVEEQKIVKKVLKIQKTKEKQALKG